In Verrucomicrobiota bacterium, one genomic interval encodes:
- a CDS encoding L-lactate permease: MIWTQNYDPAGNVIISTLIAALPIVILLGAIALLKIRIHFAAGVGLAVALFIALGVYHMPVSAAAAATVYGGAFGLFPIGWIILNVIFLYQLTVKRGLFDVLRDSLATVAPDPRIQVILIAYSFGAFLEGMAGFGAPVAITGAILIQLGFKPLHASGLALIANTAPVAFGSMGIPITTLEAVTGMDARLISQMVARQLPIFSLMIPFWVVAAFVGWRGMLGVWPAALTAGLAYAVPQFLVANFHGPWLVGIVSGACSIAAMVVLLRFWEPKTLWRFNNGTAEPLPADLAAGAHAGQTGEALAGAARGPDRKKIIQAWLPWGILTGCILCWSLPQVKAGLDKILSPKIPAPYLHNAVVRTYPVVPKPTPEKPTKPEAAEFKLNVFSATGTGILLAAVIAGLTMGYSVRELGRVYLETLWRVRYSLLTITAMLALGNVTKYSGTDATLGLALARTGAWYPFFGTLLGWLGVALTGSDTSSNVLFGSLQKITAEQTGLSPILMGAANSVGGVMGKMVDAQSIVVASTATNWYGHEDSILRYVFFHSIALAVLMGILVSLQAYVAPFTAMVVK; the protein is encoded by the coding sequence ATGATTTGGACCCAAAATTACGACCCGGCGGGGAATGTGATCATTTCCACGCTTATCGCCGCGCTGCCGATTGTGATTTTGCTGGGGGCGATCGCATTGCTGAAAATCCGCATTCATTTTGCGGCGGGCGTGGGTTTGGCGGTGGCGCTGTTCATTGCGCTTGGCGTGTATCACATGCCGGTCAGCGCGGCAGCGGCAGCCACGGTTTATGGCGGGGCATTCGGCCTGTTTCCGATCGGCTGGATCATCCTCAATGTGATCTTTCTCTATCAACTGACGGTCAAGCGCGGGCTGTTCGATGTGCTGCGGGACAGTCTGGCGACGGTGGCGCCCGATCCGCGCATCCAAGTGATCTTGATCGCGTATTCTTTTGGGGCGTTTCTGGAGGGCATGGCGGGGTTCGGCGCACCGGTGGCGATCACCGGGGCAATTCTGATTCAGCTCGGGTTCAAGCCGCTGCACGCCTCGGGGTTGGCGCTGATCGCTAATACGGCACCGGTGGCCTTTGGCTCAATGGGGATTCCGATCACGACGTTGGAAGCAGTCACGGGCATGGATGCTCGGCTGATTTCGCAGATGGTGGCCCGACAATTGCCAATCTTCTCATTAATGATTCCGTTCTGGGTGGTCGCCGCCTTTGTGGGTTGGCGCGGGATGCTGGGGGTGTGGCCGGCGGCACTGACCGCTGGGCTGGCGTACGCGGTGCCGCAATTTCTGGTGGCCAACTTTCACGGCCCATGGCTGGTGGGCATCGTCTCCGGCGCCTGCTCGATTGCGGCGATGGTGGTGCTGCTGCGGTTTTGGGAGCCGAAGACGCTGTGGCGATTCAATAATGGCACGGCTGAACCACTGCCAGCGGATCTGGCAGCGGGTGCTCACGCTGGGCAAACAGGTGAGGCATTGGCGGGCGCGGCCCGGGGTCCCGACCGGAAAAAGATCATTCAAGCCTGGCTGCCTTGGGGTATTCTCACTGGGTGCATCCTTTGCTGGAGTCTGCCACAGGTAAAAGCGGGGCTGGATAAAATTCTATCGCCAAAGATACCCGCGCCTTACCTGCACAACGCCGTGGTTCGCACCTATCCGGTCGTGCCCAAGCCGACGCCGGAGAAACCGACCAAACCGGAAGCTGCCGAGTTCAAGCTCAACGTGTTTTCCGCCACCGGCACGGGCATTCTGTTGGCGGCTGTGATCGCCGGGTTGACGATGGGCTATTCGGTGCGCGAGTTGGGCCGCGTTTACCTGGAGACACTCTGGCGGGTTCGCTACTCGTTGCTAACCATTACCGCGATGCTGGCGCTGGGCAACGTGACCAAATACTCCGGCACGGACGCCACGCTGGGCCTGGCCCTGGCGCGAACGGGGGCGTGGTATCCGTTTTTCGGGACGTTGCTCGGTTGGCTGGGAGTGGCCTTGACTGGCTCGGATACCTCGTCGAACGTTCTCTTCGGCAGTCTTCAGAAAATTACCGCCGAACAGACTGGTCTTAGCCCAATCCTCATGGGAGCGGCCAACAGTGTGGGCGGTGTTATGGGCAAGATGGTGGACGCCCAAAGCATCGTCGTCGCCAGTACGGCGACCAATTGGTACGGCCATGAAGACAGCATCTTGCGTTACGTGTTTTTCCATAGCATCGCCTTGGCGGTACTCATGGGAATACTGGTTTCCCTTCAGGCCTATGTGGCGCCATTCACCGCGATGGTGGTGAAGTAA